The Apium graveolens cultivar Ventura chromosome 10, ASM990537v1, whole genome shotgun sequence nucleotide sequence AAGTTTTCAGATTGTTTAACGGATCTCCGTTAATAGTCAACGCATGTTAAAGGTCGTGCAAGAATTTTGGAGTTTAATAATATGATTAAAATTTTTATGTAATTCAATAATGTGAATGAAAAGTTTTTTGGGCCGGTGACCTAAGTGAAAATTTTGGTATTTATACAGTGACCCACTAGCTCATTTACCTGATAATATTCACCAAGAATGCTTCTATTTTAGCAAATACATACAGGTTAACACCCGATCAACACAATTTTAAGGCATACCATGATGTATTAAACAAGTCTTTCGTCACTGGGCTTGGATACCTACCTTGCACATATAATCAACACAATCAATCAACTAAGAAGTAATCTGTTTGAGTATGACCGTTGTTTTCACGTACAAATGGTAGTTTCTTTATTTGGTGCTGATTGCTACAATGATGCATTATGAACATAGATCAATGAAACAAATAATCAAGTGATCAATGATGCATTATGAAAATTTGCTAATAAAGCATATGTCTCTTAGGCCTAAACAGATGCCTGGAATTAAATGTTGAATTAATCACATCAAAAAGTAGACGAAACTGCAGCCCAGCAAACAAAATAACAGGAAGACCAGCTAACACAGTGACTATAACTGGAATCCATTTCATACTTTTTGGGTAAAGTAGGAAAAAACTGGCGCCGTAGGCAATCATCATGGTAGTGATTGAGATAAAAAGTGTTACCAGTCCAACCATCAATTTCATCGGTATAGATACCAGGAAATCGTTTTCTGTATAACGTGCGGTGAGAATGGCCAAGAACACAAGTATGGAAGCTGAAGAGGTGCATAATGATATTGCATCTGTTACTGCAAACACAATGAAGGCTCTCCGCTTCCCGAATATTGGCTTCCCGTTGTCGTCGTTGGTACCGCCTGGTAAAGTAAAAGCTGCTGCAAACATAATTGTGGCTATAAGGGCTGCAACAATCATGCATTGCGATGCTGTTTCCTTCATCCATGATTCTCCTTTCTCCATTAAGTCGGCGTGCTGTTCAGTAAATAATTCTTGAGGAGTTTTCCCTTCATTGTTCACTTGTCGTCTGTCTGCTGGACTTACCCTAGTTTGTACTTCCTATTACAAGTTTACAACTTAAATTAGTATAGCAGTTTGTAAACAAATTAACTAGAATATATTATAATACTAAGTTACCCGTCAGACAACTATTTACTTAATTGATACAAGTCTTTGTTTAGAAAAACTAAACTGTCAAGGTACAAAATTAAGAATAGGCACATGCATCACACGTAGTTAAATAACAGTCTTAATCAGTAAAACTACAGACAATGTAAATTTCCAAGAATCAAGGGATATGTACCTTGAACCATAGTAATTCTCTTTGCATCTGAAGAGCTGCTCCTGATACAATATTTAGACGACTTTGTGCTGGCTTTGTGGCAGCTAAGTGTAGAATATGATTTCCATCATTGTCTTTCATCGCGAACTTCTTGGAGCCGAGGTCATAAAGTAAATTGTACACATTCTCGTGGCGATGTATAACTGCAATGTGAAATATTGTATGTTTGTTGCCATCTTTTCCCCATGTAATGTCAGGATACAATTTAAGAAGCTCCCTTATGAATTTATAGTTTCCCAATCTAGCAGCTGCAAATAGAAACCCTTCATCCTTTTCATTCGATGACTGGCCAGAAACTAGTTTCCATATGTCTTCATACTTCTGTTTAACAATCTTCCCCCATATTAACCTGACTATTTCAGCGACTTTTGAGTTATCGTTGCTTCCAGGGAGTACTAAAGaagaaaattaataaaattttgaaatgaTTATACATTACATAGGGCGGTGTGTCTTCACACTTCAAACCTACCAGTAGTAGATAACAAACAATAACATACACATTTACCAGTAGAGGAACTTACTTGTATGCAAGAGTCTTCTAATAACAGATTGTGTTGTTCCATCAAATGCAGAAGGGCTATTAGCCAAGTACCCTAGTATATCAGTTTCAATTTTATGATCATCCTTGCAGTGTGTGAATATCTTTAGTGCAATATCTGCGAAATTAGGAAATTTCACTTCAATGctaattttacaaataaataacaAGAACACACAATGTTTACGTGGTTTGGTCTAGCAGGTTTAATTTACCCATACAACTTCCATTCAACTAAAAAGAACAAAAATGACATGCTTGTGCTTATATGTGATATCTTCCACAATAGCCACTCACAATTGGCATATTGCTACTTCCCAAAAAACTAGGTCTTGAACAGAGTATTTAATCACAAGGAAACCCCTAGAATCTGAATGCAAGCCTTAATCTAACCTGCTTTGGTTATGGAAGCCTTACCAAAGGGGTGTTTGGTTTAAGATATGCACATTATTGAAGACTTAAAAGATCTAACTAAACCTTATGCCTAACTAAATATGGCACTATGGAGGTCATTTGAAACTTGATAAACTCAATACTACTACAGTCTCTAACTAGGACATAAAGGTTTATATTACCAAGGAGGAATATGATCTAATTAAGACCTCCGTCTAAAACCTCCAGTAACATGACACACATCTTTTAATTTCCTAATCAGTAGCACGTTATAACACAAGCCTATCCACTCACACGCACCCTGAAGAAATGATCATATAACATGTAATACATTTTATTGTATAATTAAACAGAAATCATGTGTGGAAGAAGCCTAAGATATTGTAAAAGATTCACCTAGTTGCTTTTCAAAACACTTCAAGGTTTTGGGATAGTTGATCAATTGACATAAAATGATGGCTACTGGCTAaatttgtactagcaagacagAGTTAATTTTTTACCAAATAGGCCTAACGAAAGGCAAGATTCAAGTATACGTTTCTGATCCATGTAATACCACTTTTCGGTATCTATATTAGTCTTTGAATATATGTACTCCACCATGTGCTTATCTCCATATCGAACTGCAAGCATGAAAGGCAAGTCGCCATTTTTACGTATCCTTAAAAGGCCACTGTTTCTCCTCAACAAGATGTGAACCATCTTAACATTTGAAGCCACTGCTAAGCAAAGAGCTGTTTCCCCCAGTCCATTTTGAAGTTCCAAGTCCTCAACTGCCATCAATTTCACCAGCTTTTCCGCAAAGTGAGTGTGTTTTGTTGATGATATAATGTGAAGAACAGTATCTTGCCTCTTTGTAATGCTGGTGTTTATCACCTCCGGACAATCTGTTATAATTTCTTCAGCAGCATGCCAGTCACCTTTAATTGCAGCATTGTACAGAGGAACACATATGTTAAGGTAATTATCTCTTTGCTCCTCTGCATAGATATCAAACAGCAGAACCTTGTAAGATGACCAGCAATAACAATTAACTAATAAAGATTATATAAAATTGTGGCAACGAAACAATATTTGATCGAAATCAAACTTAATCGATTTACTTGTGCAGTGCAGGCCATATTTATTTTTGTCAATTACAAAAACTTACCCGAGAGGTATAATATTGAAGGCTTTTTTGGACCAGACTTTGGTGGCAACGGCGGTGCCTGGGGCGGTGCCTTGGGCATTTTGATAGAATGATGGCTGCTTTTATCTTTctgttgattatttgattttctTTCCCCGATGATACCTTGTAATCGAAATCAATCTTCATTATCAATATTCCGTCACGTAAAAAAACGACGTCTTCTAAAGCGTGACATTCAAAATTTAAGAACCTGACGAAATTACTCTACTAGATATCATCCACACATTCTAAAAACCTGCTTATCTTACAAAACTTGAGATATTTCTAGCTACTCTTGCAAAATTTATTAATGAAAATGTGCTATACATGTAAATCAATTAGCAAAAAATTAAGATGCAGTTCAATTTAATCAGTTAACATTGGACAAGAAAAGCTTACCCCAAAGGTTGCGGTGATTCCTTGACTTCAACGGCAGAGGTGGAGGTGGAGGGGGCAGCTGTCGTGGTGGTGGAGCCGGTGAACTTATTTGAATAGAATGCTGATGCTTCTGTTCCATTTCGACATCTGTAGTAGTCGATTTCCTACTTGTTTCCGCCATTTTTACCTgtatccaaaaacaatcatgatCATCACTGTATGGAATGAATTTAAGATGACAGAATGTTGGAACACACACCTACTACGAGTAATGGTTACACAATTAGCTACTGCAAGTATGATCTTGGAGTTCTTCGGATTTTTAGATAATTTTGTGAATATATAGAATTCATGAATGCAGAGTCTCGATTATATTTGTTGGTTACTTAAATGATCATGTTCAATGTAGGTCTCGGACAACTGTGCAACATTGTTTTCAACTGTTCTAATCATCATCTACTCCAACAATAATGCCTAAAGAAAATTCAAATCCAAACATCAATATCAGTCTCATTATTAATTACTAAATTTAATGGTTTCGAGCTTTCAATCTACTCTCCTACTATACTTATCATGGTAGTAAATTTCgaaaatatgaaaaaaaaatgaCTGAGATATCTATTAGTATTTTATCAAAAATCGATCATTTATCACTTTATTTCATTGAGATAAGGGTTAGTAATTTAGTAATTTAAAGAGTGCTAAGGTATAGATATAATATATAcaatatttatttcatttattgtattgtactattataatatttaataatttgtATAGATAAATATTATAggtaattaattaagaaattgaactatatttatatatactttttaatttttttgctaaatatatttatatattcttaaatgatataaaataatattaaaagtcATATGCATAATACAATCAAcgattatttaataaaaatatatatatgagtAAAAATTAACCAACTGGGTTAAAGTGGTATTATTGTTAAAAATCTCAATGgttaaatttgatttaaaatatttttgaatagaATTGAACTACAATTATATTCTcctaaataatataaaataatatttaaagtcttatatttataaatacaagcaacaattattttaataaaaattatatatatgtgAGAAAAAATTAACAAACTCAAATGGGGTTAAAATGGTATTATTTTGTTGAAAACATGTTTGGTTAagtttaatttaaaatatttttgaataaataattttttttttgacaaaatgcTTTTTATAAATTGCATCAACCAAAATTATAACTTAATTTCAATAGGAACAAAACTCCCATCGAAAAAAACAAAGCCGGGATTAAACAAATAACCGAGCTAAGCAAATAGTCGCTTATGTTTTTAGACTGTTTAACATCATGAATTTCAagattctttgaatgaaaaaatattaaaatggCTTCCTGATCGATCATACCTGCACCAATCCTGGAACTAGTAATATCACAAATGACCTTCAGATACGCTCCACCTGTAGCCCAATGTTCAGAAGCATCCAAGCTATCTATATGCCAAAAACCAGCTATAGACAAGTCGATGGTGAAATATGTCAAAAGATGAATACATTTTAGTTGTGAAAAATAAGCTCTTGTAATATTCGGCACCAGCCCAAATTCAATGCACGAAAAACAGATCTCCCACAAAACCACATAAATCATTTTCAAAGTAGCCAGGaacaaaacaaaaacaagcatccaaaaaACATACTTCAACATTCCAACAAAAGGGGGACAATCCAGACACACGTCAATAGACGAGACTTAAACCAAAAAATTCAAATACCTTGGAATGACTCTAAATTTTGGtatgatgttaaggaggaggattTGAATCTACAGGTAATTTTTGTTTGTAGAATCGGACTCAAAATCAAGATAGATCTGAGAAATAAATTCTAAATATTTGGTTTTGGTTCGATTTTTATTGAAAGGAATAAGGAAAATCAAAGAAAAGGAAAGTTTTGGGGCTTACCACCGGTGAAGTTCCGGCGGAAGCCCCCGGCAACCGGTAGGCAGGAGCAGAAACGGAAGAAACAGAGGGCGGTCTCACTttgaataaataattttaatttttatcttatgaagaacacatttagattatatttaggtataaatagtacatgtgttttattttattttgtaaaaaagaaaattactatttatttttaaaaaatttagagtacATGAATCATATAAACATAAAAATAGGAAGAAACATAATATTCAAAATGATTATTacaatttaaaattgaaatacaaaaataataaaatatatttaaaagtacAATAACAATAAAATGCGAAgtctttttaaaaatcatttctaaaagcgaaaaattataaaatattgttaCAAACACGACAAGATGCAAACCTAAACAACTTTTCAATCTTTGATCAAACTCCACGAGattaagaaaagaaaataaagaaggCCCAGAATACATCACTTTTTCAGATGCCCAAAATGCCCACATGCGCGTGAACCGTCCAAAATATCCACGAAATACGCATTTTAGGGATGTATAGTCAACCtttcaaattttaataaaatgTGTGACATTCGTATTCATTTTTTGATTTAAGAAGAATACACATGTTCAACATGCGTATTCACTAAAATACAAAAAATGAATGCGTGTGTTGAACATGCGtatattttgtaaaaatatgaAATGTTGAATACGCATCCCTCACATGCGTATTCGGTATTTTGCGCGCACAGTACCGTCAATTGGTATTTTGGGCATTTCTTCCCAAATGGCgggtattttggtttttcacccaaaagaaaatatataaataaaaaaaaactttgaaaatatattacgtgatatgattaaaatattctctttacaaatttataatataaaaaattcgGATAAcgaagaaataaaataaaatttacacaAATGTTATATTAGGTTTATCACGGTCAAATATAGAAAaacaataataattaaatatattagTACAAAAACTATTCCTTTTTGGAAAATAAAttatttacaaaaaatataaaatttatttatgaaataaaattatcatataaaatttagttaaattaagaataaatattttataaaaattataaaaaaataattattattcttGTACGGGTATAAAGTTAGTACTAGTTAATATATTAGTCTTTCTAGTTATAATTTGTATAAAATTAATGCGAAACacatatttaaattaataaataacttCTATTAAATTGTTTAGTTAAGAAAATCAAATTcaagtgtaattatggaatttCATCTTataatttcttcttttttttacTAATATGGCTTATAAATTTAGTTATAATTATAGTTATGCACCtaactattttacttgttatatTAATCTAACATGTTAGCTTTTAGTAAATCGATACTTGGATGAACGATAAATAGTAATTAATGTGAAaacataaatagtaattaatATGAAAACAAATTATAAAGAGGGTAGAAGTCGTTTTGTGTTAATTAGC carries:
- the LOC141692785 gene encoding uncharacterized protein LOC141692785, with product MAETSRKSTTTDVEMEQKHQHSIQISSPAPPPRQLPPPPPPLPLKSRNHRNLWGIIGERKSNNQQKDKSSHHSIKMPKAPPQAPPLPPKSGPKKPSILYLSEEQRDNYLNICVPLYNAAIKGDWHAAEEIITDCPEVINTSITKRQDTVLHIISSTKHTHFAEKLVKLMAVEDLELQNGLGETALCLAVASNVKMVHILLRRNSGLLRIRKNGDLPFMLAVRYGDKHMVEYIYSKTNIDTEKWYYMDQKRILESCLSLGLFDIALKIFTHCKDDHKIETDILGYLANSPSAFDGTTQSVIRRLLHTILPGSNDNSKVAEIVRLIWGKIVKQKYEDIWKLVSGQSSNEKDEGFLFAAARLGNYKFIRELLKLYPDITWGKDGNKHTIFHIAVIHRHENVYNLLYDLGSKKFAMKDNDGNHILHLAATKPAQSRLNIVSGAALQMQRELLWFKEVQTRVSPADRRQVNNEGKTPQELFTEQHADLMEKGESWMKETASQCMIVAALIATIMFAAAFTLPGGTNDDNGKPIFGKRRAFIVFAVTDAISLCTSSASILVFLAILTARYTENDFLVSIPMKLMVGLVTLFISITTMMIAYGASFFLLYPKSMKWIPVIVTVLAGLPVILFAGLQFRLLFDVINSTFNSRHLFRPKRHMLY